A stretch of DNA from Scomber scombrus chromosome 9, fScoSco1.1, whole genome shotgun sequence:
AATGCAATTTAATTAAAGTCCATAATTGTATAACTTTTCATCACAAAGGTCTTTAGATGACAGTTACCATATTTATAGTCAGTGTGATtcaatctctaggaggagttttTTTAACATATGCTAAAAACAGAGTAAAATCTAATTGACCAATTTCCTGTTGGATTCCAAGAGCCTTTCTGTATGTTGGGACATGGTTACAATAAAGCCCTTGACACCTTTCAGTACTCTGGGCCTAATAATTCCTAATAAGATGAAGACATGAGTgtgaaataatgatttgatAGCAGGTGTCAGTGAAGGATGACAGCAGCTTCAGATTCCTCTACAGTGGTGCTGAGCCTGTGTATGCTCAGGCCACAGCACATCCAACACTGCACACAATGTTATAGACAAACATAAAGGGAACATTGTGATCCAAGTTATATCTTCTTTATGCACAGCTATTCAAAGCTTTGAGTcacaaaagtgaaaataaacaactCCAGTTATTTTGAACTTTACTTACAAATGGAGAAAGTTTAGTATGTGAGATGatctaataaaatatttgaaaggGTTTAGATTTgctaaaaaagataaaaacaactgAACCACAGCCCTGCACACATTGAATGTTTGACGTTtttgtgtgcttgtttttttttgttgcagctaAATATGAATTCAGCTCCGACCTTCCTCCACTTCCCATCCAAAGGGAAACTTCGTAAGTCTGATACCTACGAGCTTCAGGTCAGAGGCTTTGCAGCTGAGCAGCTGGCTAGATGGGTGGCAGACAGGACTGATGTGCAGGTGAGTGtaacatcattaaaacataGTCACAGTGATCCATAAGTGTTTTAGctataatgtaataaagcagTCAATGTGGACTCTTAATCTGAAGAATCCCACTCAAACAGCAATATAATCGTCAGAGATTGCAGTCATGGTAatgtctgtcttctttttcagaTCCGTGTCATTCGTCCTCCAAACTACGCAGGGCCTCTTCTTCTGGGCTTCCTCttggctgtgattggtggacTGGCATATTTGAGAAGACACAATTTGGAGTTTCTCTTTAACAACAATGTCTGGGCCTTCTCTGCACTggtaactacacacacacacacacacacacacacacacacacacacacacacacacacacacacacacacacacacacacacacacactacaactATCTAGTTAACAGTTAAATGACAAGGAAAAAGCCATCATCTGTAATCTCATGTGAAAGTGCTGCAATGACTCTTGCTTGTTCTGAAGTCCTCCTGCTCTcctgtgtttcagtgttttgtccTGATCATGACTTCAGGCCAGATGTGGAACCACATCAGGGGACCACCTTATGCACACAAAAACCCCAGCACTGGACAAGTTGTAAGacatatatttacaatatttggtgtgtgtgtgtgtgtgtgtgtgtgtgtgtgtgtgtgtgtgtgtgtgtgtgtgtgtgtgtgtgtgtgtgtgtgtgtgtgtgtgtgtgtgtgtgtgtgtgtgtgtgtgtgtgtgtgtgtgtgtgtgtgtgtgtgtgtgtgtgtgtgtgtgtgtgtgtgtgtgtgtgtgtgtgtgtgtgtgtgtgtgtgtgtgtgtgtggtatattTTCTCTGACACCCTCCTGAATTTTACACTTACAATAAATCCAGTTTATATTGTGTATGTTGAGTATGTATTTGtttctaactgtgtgtgtgtgttttcagagtTACATCCACGGCAGCAGTCAGGCTCAGTTTGTGGCTGAGACGCACATCGTACTACTGTTCAGTATCCTTCAGCTGTTGAATGTTGAGCCTAGATACTATATGTAAAATAGATGTCTAATGTTCACTCAGTTTTAACTTTGATGCCCTCTTAGCTGTCAACCATAAAACTTGTACTTTGTGACCTAAAATAGCACTTAGTGTTTTAGCTGTTAAATTGTAATGTTAATACTTAAAATTAGGCACTTTGTTCACACTGACAAATTGGATTACATACTGTCTAAACCTTAACCTTGCTGTCAGATGCTGCTGTTACCATGGGAATAGTGCTGCTGTGTGAGGCTGCTACCTCTGACATGGACATTGGAAAGAGGAagagtatgcacacacactgattctTTCTATTGTCCTTAGCTTTTTGTATACATACAAAAacagttcaaaatgttcactaAGGCCTCACTAAGAACATACACAGTCCTCACTCTTCAGTTCAGCTGAAGCTAACAAGatgcttcatcagtctgagttagttaGGAATCAGGAATGCAGTGTGGTGAACCGAGCTTGCTTAAATCCAGTACGGAGCACACCAGTTGTAAGTGAGGGGTTGAGTTTTATAGACCATATAAAACATAGtctatatgtatacatata
This window harbors:
- the LOC133985507 gene encoding magnesium transporter protein 1-like, which encodes MFRKLFILLFLIIIFHHDPADAQKKKETLLSEKMTQMMEWASKRSVIRMNGDKFRRFVKAPPRNYSVVIMFTALQPQRQCGVCRQADEEFQVLANSWRYSSAFTNKVFFASVDFDEGSDVFQMLNMNSAPTFLHFPSKGKLRKSDTYELQVRGFAAEQLARWVADRTDVQIRVIRPPNYAGPLLLGFLLAVIGGLAYLRRHNLEFLFNNNVWAFSALCFVLIMTSGQMWNHIRGPPYAHKNPSTGQVSYIHGSSQAQFVAETHIVLLFNAAVTMGIVLLCEAATSDMDIGKRKIMCVAGIGLVMLFFSWLLSIFRAKYHGYPYSFLMS